The Armatimonadota bacterium region CTCCATCACGCTAGGCGGTGATGGCTTCTGGGCGGCGTACAAACGCACCGACCCCAACACGGTGCTGGGGGAAGTGTACTACGCGATGGTGTATCGCTCCACCAACGGGGGAAGCAGCTGGAGCTTCGTGTTCAACGGCAGCAGTGATCCGCGTTCGCCATGGTCTGCCCCGCTGGTGAATGACCCGAACAATCCGTCCACCTTCTATGTGGGCACGGTGTATGTGTACCGTTCCACCAGCAACGGTATTTCAGGCAGCTGGAACAGGATTAGTCCCGACCTCACGCGTGGTTCAGGTTCCCTTTCGGTCATTGCCATCGCGCCTTCTAACTCGAACGTCATCTACACCGGTTCCGACGACGGCGCAGTGTACGTAAGCACCGATGGGGGCAGTACGTGGAACGCTCGCTACACGGGATTGCCCACGCGCTCTGTAGGGGGAATCGCCGTAGACCCGAACAACCCGGGCACGGTGTACGTGGGATTGCAGGGGTTCGGTACCGGGCACGTTTACAAAAGCACGAACTACGGTTCTTCGTGGAGCAACATCTCGGGGAACCTGCCCGATACGCCGGTGAACTCCCTGATTGTCAACCCTGTCGCACCGAACATGCTGATTGCGGCAACGGACACTGGCATCTTCGTCACGACGGATGGGGGCACGAACTGGGCGAAATTAGGTACCGGTTTGCCCAGCACACCATGCCTGCATCTGCGAGCGAACCCCACCACCGGTTACTTGTATGTGGGCACGTACGGACGCGGTATCTGGCGCATGCCTCTGCCCACAGCGAGCTTCGTCACCACGCGCGTGCTGGTGGATAACGTGTCGGGCACACTGGGTGGCACGGTGAACCTCACCGCGACGCTACAGCGCACCGATACACTGGCTGGCGTCTCGGGTAAGACGTTGCAATTCGCCATCAACGGTAACTCCATCGGCAGTGCGGTCACTGGCTCCAGTGGAGTGGCAGCGCTGGTGTATACTATCCCCGAAACATGGAGCACCGGCACTCGCATCATCTCGGTCTCCTTCGAAGGCGACGGCACTGCCAACCCATCCAGCGGCACGGGCACGCTCACCATCAGCCGGGCAACCGCTGAGTTCGTGCTGGACAATCTCACCGCACGACGCGGGCAGACGGTGAACCTGCAAGCAACGCTTCGCCGACAGGATAACACCGCTCCCATCGTGGGCAGGACGGTCACCTTCAAGGTGGCGGGCAGCACTGTCGGTTCCGCAAATACCGACAGCACCGGCACTGCCACCGTGCCCTATACGGTGCCGTTGAACGCCTCACTGGGTAACCGAACACTTCGCGCCGAGTTCGCCGGAGATTCCGTCTACATGAGCACCTCGAAAGAGGCTATACTGGACGTGCGCAAGGTGCTGCTGCAGGGAAGCATCACTCTGGGCGACTATGCCGGTGCGGTGAACGGCTTGCCGGTGCAAATCGGGGTGACGCAGGGGAGCAACACGGAGAGCCTGTCGGCATCACTGGACAGCAGCGGGCGATTCTCGGTGGAAACGGCACTGGCGGGCAGTGGAAGCGTCGCGGTGAAGGTCACACACTGGTTGCGCCAGCGGGTGAATGCGAACCTGTCCGGCGAGGTGTCGCTTGTCTGGAGCCTGATCAACGGCGACGTGGACGGTGATAACGAGGTGACGCTCTTTGACTTCGGTCAGCTGGTGGCGGCGTTCGGCTCGGTGCCTGGCGATGCGAACTGGAATGTGAACGCCGACCTGGATGGCGACGAGGAAGTCACGCTGTTCGACTTCGGCATCCTCGTGAGGAACTTTGGATTACTCGGGGATGAGTAGGTGACCCTTACCGCAACCGGATAACCGCTTACGGGAACATCCTCACCGCCGGCTACAACGGAGACGGCTTGCGAGCGTGGAAGCAGACGGCGAGTGGCAGACGGTATGCGCTGTATGATGGTGAGGATCTGGTGTGCGAGCTGGACGCAGCGGGCAACGTGGTGGCGCCGGTGGTGTTCGGTGCGAACGGTCTGGTGGCGTATGGTGGTTACCTCTACCAGTTTGACCCGCAGGGCAACGCCGTTCACATCATGGATAACAGTCGTAACGTGCTGGCGAACCTGGCGTATGATGCGTGGGGTCAATTGATGTCCGGCTCCAACCCCACCCCCTACGGCTACAAAGCCCAGTGGGGCTACGACACCGACATAGAAACAGGTATACTGTTACTGACGCACCGTTACCTGGACCCCACGACGGGAAGGTTTCTGACGAGAAAAAACCATCTTGCCCGATGACCTGCAACGGAGTTACAATAGAACTGTCTATGCGAGCTCTTGAGGACGGAGGCGGTCCATGCGAACCTTTATCGCTATTGTGGAAAGATGCCCTGAAACGGGGCTGTATGTAGGATGGGTACCAGGTATCGCTGGTGCTCACAGCCAGGCAGAGAGCCTGGATGAACTGCGCCAGAACCTGCGCGAGGTGCTGGATATGCTGCAGGAAGACGGCGAACTGCGCGTGCAGAGCGAATTCGTGGGCACGCAGGTGATTACGGTAGCGTGATGGGCAACATCCCCGTTCTCAAGCCCTCAGAGGTGGAGGCAATCCTGCTGAAGTTGGGTTTCGTGAGGGTTCGGCAGCGAGGTTCCCATCGCCAGTATCGTCACGCGGATGGCAGATGCACCACGTTGCCCTTTCACTCAGGGCGGGACATCTCCCCGATTCTGCTGCGCCAGATAGCGAAAGATATCTCGATGACGGTAGAGGAGTTGGTTCGGTATCGTTAGGATGTTTCCTGCTCCTGCTCCAACCCCACCCCCTACGGCTACAAAGCGCAATGGGGCTACACCACGGATGTAGAAACAGGTATACTGTTACTGACACACCGTTACCTGGACCCCGCGGCGGGGAGGTTTCTGACGAGGGACCCGATAGGGATTGAGGGAGGCGTGAACCTGTATGCGACTGTGGGGAATGGGGTGGTGGTGCTCAGCGATAGCAAGGGTATGCGTGGGGCGCCGAAAGCCCCGTGCCCCGGAAAGATGCCCCATATCAGCTGCAGTACCCTTGGAGGTGTGATAGGGCTACCTAAAAATGGCCCTGCTTATAGGTGTGCTCAAGAAGTTTGTCGTTGGTGGGCCAGGGAGTACCATGAGATCGGCGAGATAGCGAAGAAGCTGTGCGACACAGTGACAGATTGTGCTGAAACCAACAGGATACTTCCTCCAATACCGCATGAGTCTCCCTGTTGGCGTGAAGGAGGCATCGAGAGGCCACACTGGTTGGACGACTGGATACCCAATCTTTGCTGTGCCGAATGCCAGAAGCGGGTCTGCTTTTGGTTTGAGGAACCAGCGGAGCAACTTCTTAACAGCGTCAGGGACTCCCGGCTTCGGCGATGTTGGCAGCAGTACCACGGGTGGTCAGATGAGCATAGCGCAGTACTTTAGACGGAGGTTCATATTCTGGGTCGTTGTGCTGGGGCTGATATCCCTAGCGTACTGGCTAGCCATTTATCTCACTCGTCCTATAGGGTATCGGAAGGGTACATTTCGTGAATACGAGACCAGCTCCGGGGTCTGTGTACAGATGCCGAACTTCAGCATTGTGTATGGACTGGATTGTTTCCGTAGCGCTTGGCCGAAGCATATTGCCTCTCCGGGGTGGGCAGCAGTGCAAGAGGTGTGGCTGCGAGATCAAGGTTGCACAGTGGTCGTCCGGTCTTTTACGTATGAACGCGGTTCTGCTGAGCGGAAGATGAAGCGTTGGGTGTCGGATTTGACAGAGTATAGGGCGCTACTGCAGGAACGTGCAACGGTTTCCGGTCATCCTGCACTGAAGCTCTCGGCACCTGGTACGCTGTACCTGTTCGTCGTTTGGGATGACACCAAATTACTAGAACTGCAAGCGGACGGCTGCCAGGACGAGGAACACCAACGATGCTTGCGCAAACTCATCGGCTCGTTAGAGCTGCGATAGGCACAGGCAGGGGAGGTGAAAGCATCCTGTTCAGCAGAATTGCCAAGATTTCGCCAATTGCCTTCTAAAGAAATGCGGTCTGCCCTACAGAAAGTATACGTTTCACGGAGGATGGGGCGATGATGGCTCCAATCAGTTCTGGATACGGGCGCGGTGAAAATGGTCCATCCTCCTGCCGAAGGTGTTAGTGGCAGCAGGGAGTACAGCGTTTGTCACAGGTCTGATTCGTTTGGTGCAGCTGGCATTCTCCAACGAAGAGGTATCCGTCTATCTGTGGGCGGATCCGAGGCACCCATTGCAGTGGTGGATTTGGTATATCGCGCTGAGCATGAGCGCGATCGTGTGGTCTCCATATGGTTTGGTAGTAGGTTTAGCCGACCTACTTGTTTGGGCGCGCATCACAGGAGGCTGGAGGTTGTGGTTCGCTGAGGCTCTGGTCTGCATCTTTGGTAGTGCATTGTTCGGTTTCAACTGGTGGAGTTGGATGCGGGAGGGCGAAGGCTTAACCTTCGTTTGGCAGCGCGTTCCGGCGTTGCTGATTGGGGCAGCGGCGGGTGTCATTGGTCGGCAGGTGTTTGTGCAAAGGCGTTTGAGCAAGACATGAAGTGTGTGTGGCGGATATCTTGCATGGCGAGCGGGTATAATAAAACAAAACGTTCAAAGAAGGATCTGCTGGATGATAGCGGAACGCATTCTCGGCAACGAGTTGATGCCGATATACGAAAAAGTGATAGAGGGCGTTCGTCTGGATGAGGCGGATGGACGCCTGCTCTACAAAACCCCTAACCTCACAGGCGTAGGTTACCTGGCAAACCTCGTACGCGAGCGGATGCACGGCGACAAAGCCTATTACGTGCGCAATCAGCACATTAACTACACCAACCTCTGTAACAAGCTGTGCAAGTTCTGCTCGTTCTATGCGAAAAAGGGTGGTCCCGCGCCCTACACGCTGACCCCGGAGCAGGTGAAGCAACGACTGCGTCAGTACCTGCACGTGCCTATTACCGAAGTGCATATCGTCGGGGGAATTCATCCGAAACTGCCTTTCCAGTATTACCTGGACCTGCTACATGCAGTGAAGGAAGTGCGCCCCGATGTGCATATCAAGGCGTTTACCGCGGTGGAGATTGTGCAGATTGCAGAAGTGGCGGGGATGGACTATGAAGATACCCTGCGCGCCCTGAAGGCAGCGGGGCTGGACAGCCTGCCGGGGGGAGGTCTAGAGATTTACTCGGAGCGGATTCATCAAGAGTTGTTCCCGCGCAAGATAGGTGGGGATGAGTGGAGCGAGGTTGCCCGCGCCGCAGCGCGTGTGGGACTGAATCAGTACGCCACCATGCTTTATGGGCACATTGAAACCGTTGAAGAGCGCGTAGAACACCTGATTCGCCTGCGTGAGTTGCAGGACGAAACGGGGCATTTTCTCGCGCTCACGCCGCTCAGCTTCCATCCAGAGGGCACGGAGCTGGAGCACCTGCCGCATCCATCGGGCTACGATGACCTGCGCAATATCGCCGTCTCGCGTCTGATGCTGGATAACTTCCCGCACATCAAGTCCTTCTGGGTGATGAATACGCCTGCGGTCACGCAGGTAGCACTCTGGTACGGGGCAGACGATGTAGACGGCACGGTACACGAATATGAAATCGTGTATCAGGACGAATCGCCCGGCGAACGCCAGCAAGTGCTCACCCGCCACCAGCTAATAGATCTGATTCTGGAGGCAGGACGCATCCCTGTGGAGCGGGACAGCCACTACAATGAAGTTGCGCCGCCTCCTGGCGAGGAGAACCTGCCTGTCTCTGTACTTACTCGCGCTTCCGCGAGTGCTTTGCAATAACCTCCTCTTTCAGCAGGCTGGTTGCCATGCCGCCGAAGGCTCTGTCTACCTTGCCGTCGGGGTAGCGCACGAACCACGTGGGGGTGAAAGTGACCTCCAGCGTTCGGGCGTCGGCGACATCTTTCTGGATACGCTCTATGTAAGGTTTTTGCAGTTGCTTGTTCTCCAGAATCTTCTGGGCTTTCTGTGCGTCCAGACCGATAGAGCGTATCACCCGAAGCATTCCCTCGCGATGGGGGTTGCCTTCTCGCAGGTAGGTCTTGATGAAATCCCAGAATTTACCCTGTGATCCTGCCCATTCCGCCAGTAGAGCAGCCTCCAGCGAGGCAGTATTGTTTGTCTGGGGTATGAAGTGGCGATAGACTAGCCTGACCCGGCGCCGATGCCGTCTCTCTACATCCTCGATGACCTGTTGCATGGAGGCACGGCGGCAGACAGGGCACTGCAGGTCGGAGAACACCACCAGCAACACGGGCGCATCTGCGTCTCCCAGAGTGTGGCTTTGTTCGCGTTCAAGCACCGCGCCGGGTGGCAGGTGGTACTCTCTGGCGCGGGTCATTTCTTCCGCCCGGCGTATCAGGATAGCGCCATACACCCCCCCTGCCAGTAGAGCCACCGTCAGAGGGAGGGCAAACGCCCAGCCAGGCAAGCGTTTGGTCGGCTGTTCGCACCCCTCCAGTGCCACGGTTTGCACGACGAGTGCAAGCAACATCAGCACACCACTGGCGGTACACCAGGTGCATACCGCGCTCAAACCTATCCATGCGTAGGAGAGCAAGCCCGCGCTGATGAGCGTTCCTGCTGCGAGCACCAGCCACATCCAGACGCCTATCCTCTGCGTCTGCGGGAGCCCACGCCGCTCTCGTACCAGCGCTGCGAGAGCAATCATCAGATAGGCTCCCAACCCGAAAAAAGCGATGGGGATACCCACTATTTTGCTGACAGGGGATTCCGCAACGATGTCGCAACCGCTCAGTGCTTCACTTCCCACGCCACAAGGTAGTTTCGCTCCGGCGATATGCGCCAGACCGAGGACCAGTGCGACAAATGCTCCTGCGCAAGCAAGCAAAAAGACCAAACGGTTCGCTGTCTGGGTGCTCATTTTGCCCTCCGATTGCCAGCAGCGCGACTGCACAAGGTTTGCACTGTATATCAGCCCCATTCTGCTTGACAGCCCATTCGTCCTGCTGTGCCTCCGGGCGACACGATTCACCGGTCAGAGAGGAACCACTGCTGTGGGGATTTTCAGAAAAAATATCCGGCGCCCTCGTGAAAATGCTTGACAGTACCGCTTGCGGAGTGTATACTGAAAATAAGGTGGGAGCACAGCTCGCACCAGCATGGTTGTTCAACCCATCCATGATGATGAAAGGAGGAAGGGATATGCATCGAATCGCCATCCGATTGGGGCTGTTGGCTGTGTTGCTCGCAGCAATAGCCTCGCCATCCAGCGCCACAGTCTGGGTGTTGACGGCGAACCTCACTGGCAGCCAGGTGGTTCCGCCGACCAGCTCCACAGCGTATGGACAAGCCATCATGAGCTATGATGACGTGTCGAAGCTGTTTAACCTGGCAGTATACGAGGTGGGGCTCACCCAGAGTGAGATTCTCTCTGCGAAGATTTATGTGGGTGCGCCGGGCACGAACGGTCCCGCCATTTATGACCTGGACGGCGGTGCTTCATGGTCTGGAAGCGGCATTGCCTACACACGTTTCGTGGTAGGTGCGCTGCTACCCGTAGCAAACGAAGCGGACCTCCTGGCGGGTAATACCTATATCCAGATCACCACCCCGGGCGGAGTGAAGGACATCCGAGGTCAACTCATCCCCGTGCCCGAGCCTATGACGCTGGTCGGCTTGTCCACAGGTTTGGGACTGCTTTTGCTGCGACGAAGAAAAGCGTAGGTACACAGAAGAGAATAGCCTGGGCATTTGCTCAGGCTATTCTGTTTCGGTGCGAGCAGACAGTAGAATGAAGCGAAACGGAGGACAAGGCGCAAACCAGTCGATGAAAGGAGGGACAGCTTTTTGAAAGCACTGAAGTGGCAATGGGCTTTGCTGGTAGCGCTGTTCGTAGCGGTAGCGCTGCCCTCTCAGGCGGGATTGTGGTACCTGCAGGCGACCTTGACGGGCTCGCAAGAGGTGCCACCGGTTTCGACGAGCGCCAGTGGGGTGCTTTTTGGCAGCTATGATGATGTTGCCAAGACGATCAACCTGGCGATAACGGTGAGCGGCATCTCGCAAGGCGACCTCACCGCCTCGCACATTCACCGTGCTCCGGTGGGCGTCAACGGGCCTGCCATCTTCGGCATCGGTGATGGCAGCAGCTATGCCGTGTTGGGAAGCCAGCTCATCAAAGTGATTGCTGGTGCGCCGTTCCCGGCAGCCGAAGAGGTGAACCTGCTCAGCGGCAACACGTACATCAACATCCACACGACCGCTTACCCGGGCGGTGAGATTCGGGGACAGATTACCGCTTTGCCGGTGGTGCCGGAGCCTGCGACGATGGCTGGGTTGGGCATTGGCGTAGGACTGCTGGTGCTGCGAAGGCGAAGGAAGTAACCGTTTTTTCGGGCAACAGGTGGGCTGAGGTTCGCCTCAGCCCACTTTTTTATGGTTTTCCCCGCTGGACCGCTTGACAAAAGTATCTGATAAAGATTATCATTACTATAAAGTCATGCAAGAGGAGGGGTGGAAATGAGTGCACAAAACAAAACCGACGCTACATCCGGTGCTGCTCATCCCGGCATCGAAACCCAGCGCACGAACCGGGATTGGTGGCCGCATCAGTTGAATCTCAAGGTGCTCCATCAGAACTCTCCCCAGGCCAATCCGATGGGAGAGGATTTCGATTACGCAAAGG contains the following coding sequences:
- the mqnE gene encoding aminodeoxyfutalosine synthase, with product MIAERILGNELMPIYEKVIEGVRLDEADGRLLYKTPNLTGVGYLANLVRERMHGDKAYYVRNQHINYTNLCNKLCKFCSFYAKKGGPAPYTLTPEQVKQRLRQYLHVPITEVHIVGGIHPKLPFQYYLDLLHAVKEVRPDVHIKAFTAVEIVQIAEVAGMDYEDTLRALKAAGLDSLPGGGLEIYSERIHQELFPRKIGGDEWSEVARAAARVGLNQYATMLYGHIETVEERVEHLIRLRELQDETGHFLALTPLSFHPEGTELEHLPHPSGYDDLRNIAVSRLMLDNFPHIKSFWVMNTPAVTQVALWYGADDVDGTVHEYEIVYQDESPGERQQVLTRHQLIDLILEAGRIPVERDSHYNEVAPPPGEENLPVSVLTRASASALQ
- a CDS encoding CHRD domain-containing protein yields the protein MKALKWQWALLVALFVAVALPSQAGLWYLQATLTGSQEVPPVSTSASGVLFGSYDDVAKTINLAITVSGISQGDLTASHIHRAPVGVNGPAIFGIGDGSSYAVLGSQLIKVIAGAPFPAAEEVNLLSGNTYINIHTTAYPGGEIRGQITALPVVPEPATMAGLGIGVGLLVLRRRRK